From the Xylocopa sonorina isolate GNS202 chromosome 9, iyXylSono1_principal, whole genome shotgun sequence genome, the window TTTCACGTAATCGAATAAAATCTGGTTGGTACTGCTCGAGTTATTAAACAGGCTCGATTAAAATGTCGATCGGAGTACCGATAAAAGTGCTTCACGAAGCGGAAGGTCATACCATAACCTGTGAGACGAACACTGGTGAAGTGTACCGTGGCAGATTGGTAGAAGCTGAGGACAATATGAATTGTCACATGCAGAATATCACAGTAACGTACAGGGACGGTCGAGATGCGTCGTTAGAGAACGTTTATATTAGGGGATCGAAAATAAGATTTCTCATATTGCCGGATATGCTGAAGAATGCGCCAATGTTTAAGCGACCCGGTGGGAAGGGTTCAGGAACCGCTGGCAGAGGCAAATCTGCTATTTTACGCGCCCAAGGTCTACCTTTTCAACATGTTTTAATCACAAATGTCTGTTGTACAAATCATGCGAACATTCAGAGAAATATAGTCTATGTTGTGTTTCATCGATACTGTGTAAAACGTTAAGCGAGTTGATACACTTGCTCATTCGTTGAATTTGTTTTAGCTCGTGGAAGGGGTAGAGGTCAAAATCAAAGAGGAAGAGGCACGGGTTCCGCGCCGTGGCTTAATCAACAAAATCAACCCGGAGGATCTCAAGCAGGAAGGGGACGGGGTTAAACTGAACGCGTTGAAGCTCGCGCGCAGAGAATTAACTGCTCTGATACCAATTCCAACTGTAATTAATCTTTTTACACTATTTGTAATGATGTTCCTCTAAATTCCATTTAAATCGGATACCGCCCTGTTCAAATAAATGATATGAGACATTATTCTTTTACTCCTTTTTTGTACTATATTATATCGAGTAAATCTGAAAGTTGTATTAATTATAACAGTACGAAATATTGAAAAACTGTTACAAAGCTACTGCAAGCTTTTATGTATCCTTTTAGTTACGATTAAAAGCATCAGGTTGCGCTGCGGTCGATAATTTGGCGTTTAACGCGGCAGGATGGCAACCTTGCGGTTTACCTCGGTCGAAGACGCGAGGTAATCAACGTTGGCATGGGGATCATCAAGGATGGTAACTGTAATTGATTGCTAACCTGTTAAAaaggatttctatgtttcttcttGGTGTTTGACCTAATTATTTGTTCATTGATCGATTGATAAGGTCAGCTTTGAAGTGAGAAAAAAATCTCGATCGGAAAAAGATCCATTTAATAAAGTTAATGATCAATATGGAGAGGAGCGTCGAGCAGAGGTACGAGGACGAAACTACCGAGCAGCCAGTGGATTACAGTAAAAAATACAGTGAAAGGAAAACGGTGACTGAGAGTCATGCGATTAAAAATTCCCCGCGAGCTGATCGGACTTGTAAAAAAGAATTCAGTGAACGAGACTCCAAGGTAGATCTATTTGGAGATTATGCTGAGACTGATCTTGATCAACCTACGGACTATGGTCTGCGATACGCTGAGGATGATACCGATGATGATGAGAAACAGAGTCCAGAGTATTTTCCGGGTAGCGTACAGGAGGATACTGTCAAGACGTATTGTACAGAAGGGACACCTTATGAAACGCCTTTCAATTTCTCCACTGCAACTTCTATGTCTGATTTGCGTCTGGAAGATACAAAGGAACCTGTCGATTCACAGAAAAAACACGAAAAGAGGAAGGTCTTGGATCTTGGTCGTAAGGAGGATATGAATTACGAACGTCAGTTATCCCTTAATTGTAACGAGGAACGTTCGCTTCTTGCAGAGGAAAAGTTAGAAACTTCTAAGGCCTCTAAGACTTGCAAACCTGGTTGCCTTTCTCCTGATAAATTACTTAATTACTACCAAACAGGGACACCCGATGGCTTTTCTCGCGCAAATTCCCTTAGCTCTTTAGGTAGCACTATGACACAGAGAAATAATGTTACTCGAATTATCTCCAAAGTACCTTGTACAGATCCATCCGAGAAAATTGAAAAAGCATCAGATAGAGCTGAACGTGTTACGACTGCTAATAATGTTAATGTTCTACGTATTTCCGATGAGACTGATGGCCTCGCAGAAGTGAAAAACAATTCTAGAGTTATGGATAAAGAAGGTTTGCAATCTTCGCTTTTTTCTACTGCATCAAGCATTTTTAAATATCGTAGAAAGTGATTATTTCACTCATTGCATTAATTATTCTAGGCAAAATGGTTACATTTAGCAGACAGGACTATTATGCAGAGCAGACACCTTTAATGTTCTCACGTTGTAGTTCGCTGGGTTCGCTAAGTGGATTCGAACAGCATTCGATACACGACGATCGCAGTTCCATCGTCAGCGATTTCAGGTAATTCTCAAAGTTACAGCCGAATTGTAACAAAGGAGTAGCAGTAATTGCATCGAAATTAATTCCAAATAGCCGTAGGACCAGCGGCGTTGTGTCACCGAGTGAATTACCAGATTCGCCTACGCAAACGATCCCACCAAGCCCTCGTAATCACAAGAATCAGTACGGAGATTTTATAAGCAAAGTGCCAGAAGAAGCAGTAAGACCATCGGTTCGACATTTATGTATGCAATATGCTATTGATCATCAGTGAAACAGatagtaataaaaaaaattataactTCGATTCACACCGTGAACCTTCTTAATGGACATTACTTTCAGCGTACGCGAAATCGTGTCAACCACCGAGGACCAGCGTCTTCGAGGATGATATCGCCACGTTTAAAGAGGAATCTACTCCCATCGAGTTCTCTACGGCTACTAGTCTCAGTTCTTTAACCATAGACGACGAGATGAAAATTCCAAACGTTTCTAAACCCCAGAACAAACCGAAAGAACCTCCGAATGATCCAAACAAGGATACAAAAATTGATATACCGGAGGAGAAAGTTGGTAACGTGGAAATTGAGAAAGAGCAGGAGCAAGTGAGCGATGGCGACGAGGATGACGAGGACATGTTAGCAGCGTGCATCAGCATGGGAATACAgaataataggtttctaatattTCGTTATATATACTAACATTATAATTGCTATTTATAAGTTTAGATGTTTCTAAATATATTACAGGTACAGACAATCATTCAAGACGTCCACTGTCCAGAAATCTGTGCCGCTGGAGTCGTCGTCGAACATGTTAGTTCGCTGCCAGAGGACACCTGTCTTAAATAGACTGGAACCGTCAGTTTCCTTCGCCGTTACTTCCGTGGACAGTAACACTCCGGTGACAACTTCAAAACCGAACAAAACCGCGATAGAGGTTGTAGCTGCGCCAGATTCAGTACACATCTATTGTACAGAAGAT encodes:
- the LOC143426964 gene encoding uncharacterized protein LOC143426964 isoform X1, producing the protein MINMERSVEQRYEDETTEQPVDYSKKYSERKTVTESHAIKNSPRADRTCKKEFSERDSKVDLFGDYAETDLDQPTDYGLRYAEDDTDDDEKQSPEYFPGSVQEDTVKTYCTEGTPYETPFNFSTATSMSDLRLEDTKEPVDSQKKHEKRKVLDLGRKEDMNYERQLSLNCNEERSLLAEEKLETSKASKTCKPGCLSPDKLLNYYQTGTPDGFSRANSLSSLGSTMTQRNNVTRIISKVPCTDPSEKIEKASDRAERVTTANNVNVLRISDETDGLAEVKNNSRVMDKEGKMVTFSRQDYYAEQTPLMFSRCSSLGSLSGFEQHSIHDDRSSIVSDFSRRTSGVVSPSELPDSPTQTIPPSPRNHKNQYGDFISKVPEEAVRPSVRHLSYAKSCQPPRTSVFEDDIATFKEESTPIEFSTATSLSSLTIDDEMKIPNVSKPQNKPKEPPNDPNKDTKIDIPEEKVGNVEIEKEQEQVSDGDEDDEDMLAACISMGIQNNRYRQSFKTSTVQKSVPLESSSNMLVRCQRTPVLNRLEPSVSFAVTSVDSNTPVTTSKPNKTAIEVVAAPDSVHIYCTEDTPADISPVGSQSNLSALSMPSVQEDVERTEEPKSSSEVDCHRTDLSDESSNLSGEDEKILDECIQSGIPKVNVRQITPPPTNCIAFAPKTEVLTQRFNICGTPSSSPVESGNKNSTIRKPSCRETLEPGNDLSDDSPNHSDDEAILSECIRAAMPKVRLNISTLVGQALSQTVEKPKSVSSLRKLPSSSSSYRQPEYTNQNKEQSKRTVPFENNVSLSEEEEDIMLAQCIKSGMPKALNVSSNSSLVSVKKQPEYSKTRNTASAYYTNKPCTTRNAMVQTQLPHKPIENDPPLQGGTLCTFHSTKVQDHKRHVVRNGGINAYEKTSSLGSCARKVAQLEHEHNGVNDNVQNVSRTEVPNCRSPVLNTADNDDDEACRNTMKSNVVPSRHSSVSSLSEEGSLGSIEEWALLELCISSGMPRNKCRLKGMKGADGNAREDRDTIAEDNYSICSYNSYVCKT
- the Smd3 gene encoding small ribonucleoprotein particle protein SmD3, encoding MSIGVPIKVLHEAEGHTITCETNTGEVYRGRLVEAEDNMNCHMQNITVTYRDGRDASLENVYIRGSKIRFLILPDMLKNAPMFKRPGGKGSGTAGRGKSAILRAQARGRGRGQNQRGRGTGSAPWLNQQNQPGGSQAGRGRG
- the LOC143426964 gene encoding adenomatous polyposis coli protein isoform X3 encodes the protein MINMERSVEQRYEDETTEQPVDYSKKYSERKTVTESHAIKNSPRADRTCKKEFSERDSKVDLFGDYAETDLDQPTDYGLRYAEDDTDDDEKQSPEYFPGSVQEDTVKTYCTEGTPYETPFNFSTATSMSDLRLEDTKEPVDSQKKHEKRKVLDLGRKEDMNYERQLSLNCNEERSLLAEEKLETSKASKTCKPGCLSPDKLLNYYQTGTPDGFSRANSLSSLGSTMTQRNNVTRIISKVPCTDPSEKIEKASDRAERVTTANNVNVLRISDETDGLAEVKNNSRVMDKEGKMVTFSRQDYYAEQTPLMFSRCSSLGSLSGFEQHSIHDDRSSIVSDFSRRTSGVVSPSELPDSPTQTIPPSPRNHKNQYGDFISKVPEEAVRPSVRHLSYAKSCQPPRTSVFEDDIATFKEESTPIEFSTATSLSSLTIDDEMKIPNVSKPQNKPKEPPNDPNKDTKIDIPEEKVGNVEIEKEQEQVSDGDEDDEDMLAACISMGIQNNRYRQSFKTSTVQKSVPLESSSNMLVRCQRTPVLNRLEPSVSFAVTSVDSNTPVTTSKPNKTAIEVVAAPDSVHIYCTEDTPADISPVGSQSNLSALSMPSVQEDVERTEEPKSSSEVDCHRTDLSDESSNLSGEDEKILDECIQSGIPKVNVRQITPPPTNCIAFAPKTEVLTQRFNICGTPSSSPVESGNKNSTIRKPSCRETLEPGNDLSDDSPNHSDDEAILSECIRAAMPKVRLNISTLVGQALSQTVEKPKSVSSLRKLPSSSSSYRQPEYTNQNKEQSKRTVPFENNVSLSEEEEDIMLAQCIKSGMPKALNVSSNSSLVSVKKQPEYSKTRNTARRNIMHLSFDESSRS
- the LOC143426964 gene encoding uncharacterized protein LOC143426964 isoform X2 — translated: MINMERSVEQRYEDETTEQPVDYSKKYSERKTVTESHAIKNSPRADRTCKKEFSERDSKVDLFGDYAETDLDQPTDYGLRYAEDDTDDDEKQSPEYFPGSVQEDTVKTYCTEGTPYETPFNFSTATSMSDLRLEDTKEPVDSQKKHEKRKVLDLGRKEDMNYERQLSLNCNEERSLLAEEKLETSKASKTCKPGCLSPDKLLNYYQTGTPDGFSRANSLSSLGSTMTQRNNVTRIISKVPCTDPSEKIEKASDRAERVTTANNVNVLRISDETDGLAEVKNNSRVMDKEGKMVTFSRQDYYAEQTPLMFSRCSSLGSLSGFEQHSIHDDRSSIVSDFSRRTSGVVSPSELPDSPTQTIPPSPRNHKNQYGDFISKVPEEAVRPSVRHLSYAKSCQPPRTSVFEDDIATFKEESTPIEFSTATSLSSLTIDDEMKIPNVSKPQNKPKEPPNDPNKDTKIDIPEEKVGNVEIEKEQEQVSDGDEDDEDMLAACISMGIQNNRYRQSFKTSTVQKSVPLESSSNMLVRCQRTPVLNRLEPSVSFAVTSVDSNTPVTTSKPNKTAIEVVAAPDSVHIYCTEDTPADISPVGSQSNLSALSMPSVQEDVERTEEPKSSSEVDCHRTDLSDESSNLSGEDEKILDECIQSGIPKVRQITPPPTNCIAFAPKTEVLTQRFNICGTPSSSPVESGNKNSTIRKPSCRETLEPGNDLSDDSPNHSDDEAILSECIRAAMPKVRLNISTLVGQALSQTVEKPKSVSSLRKLPSSSSSYRQPEYTNQNKEQSKRTVPFENNVSLSEEEEDIMLAQCIKSGMPKALNVSSNSSLVSVKKQPEYSKTRNTASAYYTNKPCTTRNAMVQTQLPHKPIENDPPLQGGTLCTFHSTKVQDHKRHVVRNGGINAYEKTSSLGSCARKVAQLEHEHNGVNDNVQNVSRTEVPNCRSPVLNTADNDDDEACRNTMKSNVVPSRHSSVSSLSEEGSLGSIEEWALLELCISSGMPRNKCRLKGMKGADGNAREDRDTIAEDNYSICSYNSYVCKT